One Calliopsis andreniformis isolate RMS-2024a chromosome 9, iyCalAndr_principal, whole genome shotgun sequence genomic window carries:
- the LOC143183532 gene encoding uncharacterized protein LOC143183532, whose amino-acid sequence MKRLLLSVGVLGLLLAVVSASSESSYSSIPDETSLREKRSPQGPPCPPLPPGATPPPGAPPCTPPDMSQMNSRRRRFAQSGQEGGGPGGSLSGMAEGFGQAMGQAAGQAGRAFGDMAKTAGNFMGSNMPSTG is encoded by the exons ATGAAGCGTCTACTTCTCAGCGTCGGCGTCCTCGGCCTCTTGCTCGCA GTCGTCAGTGCCTCATCGGAATCCAGTTACTCCTCTATCCCTGACGAGACGAGCTTAAGGGAGAAGCGCAGCCCGCAAGGACCCCCATGTCCTCCACTTCCTCCAGGTGCAACACCGCCACCAGGAGCTCCACCATGCACGCCCCCAGATATGAGCCAAATGAATTCCAGAAGGAGGAGATTTGCCCAAAGTGGCCAAGAAGGGGGTGGCCCTGGAGGTAGTTTGAGTGGTATGGCTGAGGGCTTTGGACAGGCAATGGGTCAGGCAGCAGGGCAGGCGGGTCGGGCTTTCGGTGACATGGCTAAAACCGCGGGCAATTTCATGG GTTCAAATATGCCTAGTACGGGATAA